GCAAACGCCTCATGATCCATTGCTCTGGCTCCAGTCGGGCTACGCCCTCCTTACGCCAGAGCAATCCAACCACAACCATTAACAAGAACACTACCTTCCTGAGGACCGAAAAACAAAAAGCGAAAGATTCTGGACACTACCCTCTATTAAGATTTCGAACAAGATTTGGCCTGGAACTGCAGACAGGCGGAGATTGCCAGACGTGATTGGAGGTTAGGTTTGAGTTCGACATTGGCTATCTTTCGAAAGAGATCCCGATAGCGATACCGAGGGTGGCACCACTTGGCCTCAAACAGCAGGGGGAGATGAAATACGAATCCATGATCGAGGGGTGAACCCTCATCCTACCAGGAATTCTTAGATTAGATCTCAAATAACGAAAACGATCGAGCTCACAGGAAGCCTGAAAGGGAGAATCGAAGACACCACTCTCAACCGATGACTCCTCCACGCCCTTCGATTTTCCGCCGTAGCCGGCCTAGCCGGGAACAGATAAGGTGAGAGCAGGCCCCACCCGCTCCAAAAAATGAAAGCGCCCGACCCCGAAGGACCGGACGCTTTCGGTTGGGAGGGAGAAAGTTACCTTATCGACGACGGCGGATCAGAGCCAGTCCGAAGCCAAGCGCACCCGCGAGAAAGGCGAATGAGGAAGGTTCTGGCACGACGGTCAGATTCGCTTGGCTACCTGAAACCTGAGCTAGCGTTCCACCACCGCCGAAGGTCAAAGTGTCGGAATTGTTTGATGGCGCGACCCATGAGTTGTCAGTTACGAACCCATAGGCATCACCAAACTCTGGACTTACAGACGCGCTAGATACGACACTATCGAAAAATACGATCCCAAAAGCATCACCGTCGTCAATGCTGTTGTCGCCCAAAGTGAATGATGCGTTCCCAGGGACGGTGTTCAGAAACGTTGTCGCGTTAAACGAAACAATGTAGTCGTCAGAAGACTCAAAAAACGAACCAGAGGCAATCGTGTCGCCAACAACGATTCCTCCGTCGAGTAAGAACCCGTTTCCTTCAGTATCAAAAACTACAAAAGCAGCCCATCCTGATCCGATAGGCGAACCAGACTCGTTCAGCACACCAGAAAGAGCGGTACCGCTTATAGTGACACCCTTCAGGGGCACCAGGGCCAAGGCACCGACTAACGCAAAGGCAAAATAAGTTAGTTTCTTCATCATTCTATCGTCCTTTCAATTCTTCGGATTGGTTAGTCAAGGGTGTAGGGAATTGGGGGTAACCAACTGCCGAGTCCGGGCAAGCCGTCCGCTTTGCGAACGATAAGGGGTGCTCCTGCCGGAATCTCGACATCATCAGACAAGACAAATGTTCCATCGGAATACCACCCAGGGGTTCCTCCCCCTATCTGGCTTCCGTCGTGATAAACATAAACTGCACTCGGCGAAGGGTTCAAGGCATCGTTTTCAGAGGTGAAAACCAAGAGTCTATCTGTCGGGTTAAGCAGATCCGTTGAGACATCCACAACGGATTCGAGACCAGATTGTCCGAGCGTCAAAGATACCGGAAATGGGTTTGTGATTCGGTTGTCTTGCGCCTCGTTGGCGATCCGTCCAACACTGATACCAACGGTCGTAATGGGGACATCACCGGCAATGGTGAGCGTGGAATCTGCGCCGCTCACATTTCTGACGGTAATGTAGGACTCCGGACTCACTAGGACGTCGTCGGAGGGGAGAAATGTTCCATCCTCGAACCAACCCACTTCACCGCCACCGAGCTGGCTACCGTCATGAAGAACAAACACAAAGCCGGCCGATAAGTTTGTACCGCTTTCGCTCAGATCGTTGATGAAGACGAATGCTTTGGGAGCGAGAAGATCGTCAG
The sequence above is a segment of the Verrucomicrobiota bacterium genome. Coding sequences within it:
- a CDS encoding PEP-CTERM sorting domain-containing protein (PEP-CTERM proteins occur, often in large numbers, in the proteomes of bacteria that also encode an exosortase, a predicted intramembrane cysteine proteinase. The presence of a PEP-CTERM domain at a protein's C-terminus predicts cleavage within the sorting domain, followed by covalent anchoring to some some component of the (usually Gram-negative) cell surface. Many PEP-CTERM proteins exhibit an unusual sequence composition that includes large numbers of potential glycosylation sites. Expression of one such protein has been shown restore the ability of a bacterium to form floc, a type of biofilm.); its protein translation is MMKKLTYFAFALVGALALVPLKGVTISGTALSGVLNESGSPIGSGWAAFVVFDTEGNGFLLDGGIVVGDTIASGSFFESSDDYIVSFNATTFLNTVPGNASFTLGDNSIDDGDAFGIVFFDSVVSSASVSPEFGDAYGFVTDNSWVAPSNNSDTLTFGGGGTLAQVSGSQANLTVVPEPSSFAFLAGALGFGLALIRRRR
- a CDS encoding TIGR02597 family protein, whose amino-acid sequence is MKSPKLLSAVAVASAAIFLSANAQDPEPDDSAATDPVGYNSTTLVDGTDTLIGVTFQDVASLRGVVSSVTSGSVGLSGVTAGSGFAGTHYLLVLGGSLEGRWFPITSVGDGSVTVEDDLESLGLIVETAVSIIPFWTLGELLGEANGVPVSDDLLAPKAFVFINDLSESGTNLSAGFVFVLHDGSQLGGGEVGWFEDGTFLPSDDVLVSPESYITVRNVSGADSTLTIAGDVPITTVGISVGRIANEAQDNRITNPFPVSLTLGQSGLESVVDVSTDLLNPTDRLLVFTSENDALNPSPSAVYVYHDGSQIGGGTPGWYSDGTFVLSDDVEIPAGAPLIVRKADGLPGLGSWLPPIPYTLD